A portion of the Calothrix sp. 336/3 genome contains these proteins:
- a CDS encoding Uma2 family endonuclease produces MVQISEKIYSPIEYLELEINSELRHEYIQGKIREMTGGTPNHNQIALNVSSTLNFALKRQPYRVFVTDQRLWIPEENIYTYPDVMVISEPLELQPGRTDTVINPLMITEVLSKSTRSYDVDEKFSAYRTIPSFQEYVLIDQYKVHVSHFYKKENNQWIFSEYIDKNQVLPLAFIPL; encoded by the coding sequence ATGGTACAAATATCAGAAAAAATCTATTCTCCGATAGAATATCTAGAGTTAGAAATTAACTCGGAATTGCGTCATGAATACATTCAAGGAAAGATTCGAGAAATGACAGGTGGAACACCTAATCATAATCAAATAGCTCTCAATGTTAGTAGTACATTAAATTTTGCGTTAAAACGTCAACCCTACCGAGTCTTTGTCACTGATCAACGTCTGTGGATTCCGGAAGAGAATATTTACACTTATCCAGATGTGATGGTGATATCCGAACCTTTAGAATTACAACCGGGGAGAACAGATACTGTCATCAATCCTTTAATGATTACAGAGGTACTTTCAAAATCGACTCGTAGCTATGACGTAGATGAAAAGTTTTCCGCATACCGTACTATTCCCAGTTTTCAAGAATATGTCTTAATTGATCAGTACAAAGTTCATGTGTCACACTTTTACAAAAAAGAGAATAATCAGTGGATATTTTCCGAATACATTGATAAAAATCAGGTGTTACCCCTAGCTTTTATCCCATTGTAA